One Solanum pennellii chromosome 10, SPENNV200 genomic region harbors:
- the LOC107032171 gene encoding calcium load-activated calcium channel → MAAAGFFSNTKYSDSLTLVGISICTAIVCEAISYLLIYRTTSYKSLKSTIDKASKKLETMKTQEPVPSVLTKKSKTKKIDRVETSLKESTRDLSLFKFKSGFVVAVVLFMVFGFLNSLFEGKVVAKLPFIPFRLVQKMSHRGLPGDDMTDCSMAFLYFLCSISIRTNLQKFLGFSPPRGSAGAGLFPMPDPKTN, encoded by the coding sequence ATGGCGGCGGCGGGATTTTTCTCCAATACCAAATACTCCGACAGCTTAACACTCGTCGGAATTTCAATCTGCACAGCTATAGTATGTGAGGCAATTTCATATCTCCTTATATACCGCACTACTTCATACAAATCCCTCAAATCTACAATCGATAAAGCTTCAAAAAAGCTCGAAACTATGAAGACTCAGGAACCGGTTCCGTCTGTACTCACTAAGAAGTCGAAAACGAAGAAAATTGATCGGGTCGAAACTTCCTTGAAGGAGTCAACCCGGGATCTCTcccttttcaaattcaaatccgGATTCGTCGTCGCCGTTGTGTTGTTTATGGTTTTCGGATTTCTTAACAGTCTTTTTGAAGGGAAAGTTGTTGCTAAATTGCCGTTTATACCCTTTCGTCTTGTTCAGAAGATGAGTCATAGAGGGTTACCGGGTGATGACATGACGGATTGTTCAATGGCGTTTTTGTACTTCCTTTGTTCGATTAGTATCAGGACGAATCTTCAGAAGTTCTTAGGGTTTTCACCTCCTCGTGGATCTGCTGGAGCTGGGTTATTCCCAATGCCTGATCCAAAGACCAATTGA